TGTGCAAGAGACGTCCTGGAGGAAGAGAGGTCCTGCAGGAGCCTGGGGACAGGAGCATCCTCGCTGGCCTTGGGAGGTGGCCACTGGAGAGCAGCTGCCATGACCTCAGTTCTGGGATCTTCTGCTGAAGCAGAAGTTGCAGGAGGAGAAGAAGTGTCCCCAGAAGCCAGGCTCTGCAGGCCAGAGAAGCCCCCGTAGAGAGGCAGGGGCCCAGCacacagggcccagggggagacaAACACCATGAGGCTGTGGACCCGCCCAGACTGCATGGATTCAGAACCTGTCTCCACCACTTTCCAGCAGTGTAGACTCAGACAAGCTGTGtaacaacccagggcctcagtttccttatgggAAGTAATGGGAGCATGTGCCTACTGAGTTCTCCTGCAAGTCACAGTGACTGAGTATCGAGTACTCAGGACAGTTCAGCATGCAGTCCACAGAGGGGGGCCTGAACGTGCGGTGATTCTTATTCTGAGTGGGAAGGAAAGGACCTCAAATAAACCCTCACAGGTCCACACGGACAGAGGATAGGAACAGCCGAGATGCTGCTCCCGGGGAAGGAGACATGCGCACCACTGGCCTttctcctgagccgctggaaaTGTCTCATGCTAAATGCAACCTGTTGGTGGCGAGTTTCTCCAGCCGGGGTCAGCTACTCACAGCCCACCCCCACCATTCCTAAAAAGAAAGTTTCACTGGTGCCTGGTCCTGCCTGGTTGTCTAAGGATCAGCAAGGGGACTGTTGGGTAGCTGTGACAGAGACTCTGTGGCTCACAAAGccaaaatatttacttttctggccctttaaagaAGTTTGCTGCCTCTGTTCCACCTGGATCTACATGTCCAGTTGGGCACAGGTGACCCTGCCCAGGCAGCCTGCTGGAGCTGGGCCAGGTTGTTCTCCACTGTTGTCTTTAACCGTGATGATGTGGGCCTGGAGCCCGCAGGCAGGGGTCCAAGGAGCATCCCTTGCTTGGGGGCTGCTTGGCTGGCTTCCTTAGAAAATGCCGAGGGCATGGGGCTGGCCCAGCTGCCTCCTTGACACGAGGCCACTCAGAAGAGGAGGGCCCGGGGGGATCATTCCTCCTCTGAGCTCCCAAGGGAGCTGCCCCTGTTCAAGGAGCAGCCAGGACGCAGCGGCTGAAGGATGTCCCCCCTCCAGCCGTGCCATGGCACCTCTCCTGGCGAAGCCTGAGCAGAGTGAGAAATTGGGGGTGAACTTGGACTCTGATTGCTTTTTTCTTCCAAGGGGACTCGGGTTCGGCCTCTAATTCCTTGGAACTTGAATTTTCTTGCACTTTTGGTGGCAAGGAATCTTGGGACATTAATTTATCCCAAGGAATGTCATAAAGAATTCATATTCGAATGCGAATGTTCCGCTGGCTTCTATTATAGGAGTGTATTTAATCTCACAAGCAAAGCTCTGATGAGCCACCCCGGAAAACAAAGCTGGACAGAAAGTGAGGTGACAGAAGCACTGGAGAGTTCCTTTTCACTGAGCACTGAGCAGCCTTCATCTTGACTCACTGAGCGTGCTCCTCCCTGGCAGATGCGGGGATTCGAGAAGGCAGGGACGGCCCAGAGGTTCGGGAGGTCGAGCAGGAGCACcccaagtttcaggccagcctcagcaatttggggtggccctcagcaactttgagacagggtctcaaaatattttcaaagttttttaagagctggggaggtagctcggtGGTTACGGACCCCTGGGCTCaactcccagtacaaaaaaaaacaaaaaaagccaggACTAGTTGAAGACAGCTCGAGAGGAGGGAGATTCAAAAATATACCCTGCCTGACCTGCGACTCTGGCTCACTGGGCTGGAAGTGCCTGGCACAGCTTTGTTAAGCCCCAGGCTCTCTTCCTGGCAGCCAGGGTGGAGAAGGCTGCCCTGGGTAACCCCGCCACCGTCTGGTGTCCCTCCAGGCAGCACGGCTGACGACTGACCTTGGCAGCCTGCCTGGTGCTCTGCCCCTTCCTCTTTCTGCCCTGGTCCTGCGGGAGGGGAGGTGTTCTGGTGAGCAGCAGGGCAGCTTTGTCCCTCTGGTGGGCCTGCAGCCCAGGACAGTGAGTGCATGGGGAAGCAGGGGACGGCATGTCAGCAAGATGGGCCAGACCTGAGCATGACCCCAAATAACACTTGGGTGGAATTTTCATCCTGGCTGACCTAACTCAAGAGTCTCTTTCTCACTTGGTTTGAAGCCTCGAAAAGAATAGAAGGATGTTAAGGATCGGTCCCCTAAGACCCCTTGTCTGCACCTCCCTGGCTGGGCTGATGCACAAGCTTTGCTCCTTTCTCCAAGGAGCCTTCTCCAGAGGAAGACAAGTCCCCTGGCTATGGGCCTTCATAACACCCTCTCAACAACTCcccaccttttattttttttgggggggggaccaGGTATTGAatacaggggcacttaaccactgagccacttccccagccctttttttttttttttttttttttttatttaaaggggCTCTGCCTAGgggctcgctaaattgctgaggctggctttgagctcacgatcctcctgcctcagcctccggagccgctgggattacaggtccccCTTTCTAACTTATATCAAAAAACTGAAATTAACAGAATTTCTCAACCATGACACAGCTGGCATGCAGGGGCCAGATCTTTCTTTGTAGCTGAGCCATCCTGGGCACCGTGGGCTGTTTGCCAGCATCCCTGGCCTCCGTCCACTAGATGCCAGCAGACCTTCCCGTCTCCCAGTTGTGACAAAGCATTTGCAGACATTGCCCAATGTCCAGACCAGCTCCACAAGCGTGCAACCCCCGCAGTCCCAGGGCCTCCGCGCAGAAGGGCCTGTGCTGGGTCGaaggctctgctgaagctgtcgtGAGGCTCTTCTCCCCGTCGGTGCAGCCTCACGGTGAGCAGCGCAGCGTATCCCCTTCCATTCTGCAGCGAGTCATTAGCTGGTGATGGAAAGGCTGAGTAGCCTTTGAACATGGGCCCTGCAGATTATGTTGCTGGAATTAATTGGGTTCCTCCATTTTTAAGCCTTCAGTCCTCCATCAATGGGGGCTCTGGGGACTACGGGACACCACCTGCCTCTGTCACTCCTGTGTCCCCAGTGTTGGCAAACAAAGTGTTCAAAAATACTTGAGGAAGCAGAGCACGTGGGAGGAGCTGGATCTGGACCTGTGGCCACCCTCCCTGCCCCCGGCTGAGGGGCTGGAGGGAGGAATGTCctcagcccccacccccaccccgtgtCGGGGGTGAGTGGCTCTGGTCATCAGCCGAGCCGCCCCCCTCCCCACGGCTGAGGGAACATTCTTCCAAACTCCTCATGCGTGTGGAACGGCAAGGGTGGCTTTGCGGTCTCGGGGCCTCTCCTGCAGCCCTCCATATGCTGCGGCAGCTGGACGGGCAGCAGTGCCCAGATGTCCTAAGATGAGGCTGGCCTGGCGGGGTGAGGGACTGCTGCATTTCTGAGCCCGGGGGCTGGACCCAGACCTTCCCCTGGCATTACTTCCTGCCAGTTCAGCTGCCCTCCCGTGGGACCCTGGCAGGGGgccagctgtggctctcagcgtCTGACCAGCCAGCGGCTCAGGAAGCCAGTGAGCACCCGGAAAAGGTCACTGGGACCAAAGCACTTGAAGTGGGACCCAAATTTCAGAGAGACAGGGAACTGGGGCTTCATCTTAGAAAATAAAAGTCAAATTGATAAGGATGAGCTTATTTCTTCCCCCATCACGGCCAGTGGCACCCCTCCCCAGTGGAGGGCGGCTCCTGGGCTCCCTCACATTCTGCCGCTTGGTCTGGACGGGAGCTGGTGACAGGGTGGGTCCCTTTTGTGGAACCCACCAGGCGGTGCGCGTCTCTGTGTGGAATCTATAGAATTCCTAATTTCAGGAACCATGAATCGTCCCGCAGGTCGCTGTCAGCAGCCCTGAGCTTACTTCGGGCTTCAGTGTGAGGAGCAGTGTCCCCACTGCTGGGCTGGTTGGCCCCAGGAGGAGGGTCCATGATCCTCCAGAGAGGACAGGCATGGCACGTCACAGGCGGTGCTTCCCCTGGGACGTGGTTTTATCAGCAACATGAAGCACGTGGAAGGGCAAGGGCATGGCACAGCGTCCAGGTGCCCAAACCAAAGCTCCAGCTGCCCGCGCTGCCGCCCTTCCCGGGTCAACCAGAGCCCCCTCCGAGACTCAGCTCCCCTCAGTCTGCTTCTGTCCTCCTACCACCCCACCCGAGCAGCCCCCAAAGACGACCTGTCCAAACCTCCGGAGCTGTGGACACGGTCCCCTACCTGGCAAAGGGGACCCTGCAGGTGTGGTTAAGCATCTTGAGGTGGGAAGGGTGTCTTGGTGGCCCAGGTAGGTCACCGTAACACAGGGACCccaggagaggagggaggagagtcAGAGAGACAATGGGGCAGGAGGGGAAAGCAGAGCCAGAGGGGCTGGCTCGGAGGGAGCCTGGGTCACCCGGCCGCTGAGATTGTTAGGCGGTTGGTGCTGGTGACGAAGGGGCAGCCAAGAGCAAGGAATGCCGGCCACTTCCAGACGCAGGGAAAGACGGGGATGGACCATCCCTGAGCCTCCAGAGAAAACACAGCCTTGATGACCGTGACTTAGAGACCTCTGACTCCCGGGACTGGAAGAGCTTATGGTTGTTGCCGGCGCTGCGTTGGTTACAGCGACGATCGATCAGAAACAGCACCAGAGGACATTTCCTCTCCCCCGTGGGCTGAAGGCCCGCCTGGCTGGCTTGCCCCACAGTCCTCCACAGAGAAGCCAGAGGCGGCGCGTGAAGAACCACCAGGGTCAGCGCTCCTTCCTTCTGCAGCCCTCCCCAGCCCTTCAGATATGGTCTCTCTCCTGAGGGCTTACGTGGGAAGCTTGGTCCCCAGGCTGGTGATGTTAGGTGGTGACAGGATCCTTGTGGGTGAGGTCATTTCTAGTCTCACCATGTGATCTCTCCTTCTCAAAAGCAATGCTGCCATTATAATGCCACCCACTGTGACATCCTCACCTGAACTAACAGCTGaggaagccttttttttttttaataaagtactaagcctaaggtattttgttataataaaGACTAATGCAGACTAATACACCTTCTCATGGTTTTCCGTTGCCTTGGACTAAGATCCAGACTCCTCATCAAGGCTCATGACGCTTTGCCTGACCTGGCCTGGCCTTCCTCTCTTTTCTCTGCTCCAGCCCAACTTGGCTCCCCTCGCATGTTCCAACTCGGGTTGTTCTCTCCAGCCTCAGGGACTTCGCACTTGCTGTTCCCACTGCCTAGGAAGCTCTTTTCCCAACTCATCTCATGGCTCTCTTCCTGAGAGATCCTGTGGCTACCACCCCAGCCATAATTCCTTTTTGAATATTGGGTATAGAACACGTTCTCATTGCTAGTCGTGCATGAGCTGTTGACCATTTTTGATAGTGTGATATCAGCTACAGTCCACCACTCAACAAAAGTCAGGACTTTAGCAATCGTGGACTCCTCTCCCATGGTCCTCTTCCCCGTCCCGTCCCTCCTCTCTTCCAAGGGAACTGTGTTCTGGGTGCTCTACTCAACCCCCTCTTACTTTCCTTTTATGTAGTTTTATCACGCATGGGGGCGTAGGTTCTGTGACCAAAACTTCAAAATTGTCTCACACCTGGGAAGGTATGAATCGCTGTGGTCATCCATTACCCCTGTGTATCTGGCCCCCATCACTTGCTTGCTTTTAAATCTAGAAACTCAAGTGTGACACAACGCCTCAGATacttgtctgtgtgtgtgcacatgatcATGAGTACACAGAAAACCTCAAAACACTCATTGGGAATTCACAATGTGTGCCAGAAACATCCACAGCTAGTTAACGACTCCGTTATTCTGGACCTGACTCCTCCATGTACTCAAAAAAGACCAAAAACCCTGCACTGGAGTGGTTGAGACCTCATTAGGAGACCACGGGCAATGCACAGGCCGACACTAGCCTTGatgtgatacatatacacaatggagtattactctatgaaaaagaatgaaattatgtcgttTCATCAAATGGTAAATGGAAGGAACTGGAGACTAGACTACTAAGTAATAAgtcagattcagaaagtcaagggttgaatgttttctctgatatgcagaagctaatcTAAAGTTAGGgggaagagagaaaataaaagggGGCAAGGTCATAAGAGAAAGATCAGGGGAATAGAAAAAGGGGATTGATGGGGAAAGAAGAGGGATGGGATAAGGGGAAACATGGAATGAGTCTGATCTAACTttcccatgtacatatatgaatatacgacagtgaatcccaccattttttaaatccacagacaccaattcttaaaaaaaaaaaaaaaaggtaagtaaATAGATCAGCAGAGGAAAGGAaacagggaaggaggaggggacgGGTAAATACTGGGAACTTAATTGGAGCAAACTATACTGCATGCatttatgattatgtcaaaataaatcctaatGTATAACTTatgaaccaatttttaaaaaaatttttaaaatgttatttgaaGCATTGCTGCTAATAGCAGaaatactaagaatttaaagtgtcCATTAATGAGGATCTGATTAAAGAAATTGTAGAGCATGTATTCATCACATTAAAAAGGAGGTTGGTCTACAGGAACTGAGAACAATTGGGAACAATTTGAACAGAATGTTACTATTTGCATTTTAAATAGAACATGTAGGTCAGGCAGCAATctgggaaagctgaggcaggaaaatcacaagttctaggccagcctgagcaaattAGTTAgagcttgtctcaaaaaataaagatggggggctagggatgtggctcaagcagtagcacgctcacctgacatgcgtgcggccggggttcgatcctcagcaccacatacaaggatgttgtgtccgccgaaaactaaaaaataaatattaaaattctctctctctctctctctctctctctctctctctctctctctctctctcaaaaaaataaaataaaataaaataaagatggggCACTAGGGTAGTTGCTCAGTggttagagtgcttgtctagcacgtgtgaggcactgggttcgatcctcagcaccacataaaaataaataaaataaaggtattggtccaactacaactaaaatatataatatatgtaaagatGGGGAATGTAGCAGTAGGCCCTGGATCCATTCCAGCAAtgcaaaaataaacattaaaaaatggtATACGTCACTGGACTTGGGCATAAAAACCTGTACATCCCAACTACTCAGAGCTTGAAGCTGGGGACCACCTGAGTCAGGAATCACTGCCATCTAGGCAATGtagcatgaccctgtctcaagaacATAAAAAGACATATGTGCAAATATGCTTGTATAAGAACATATTAAGACTGATTACAGGGATTGTCTGAAGAAGGACCTTGAAAGACTAAGGGTTATGAGAGAGAGGACTTCCACattttgtatatattatttttcattttaaaacttcttattttgaaataattttgagtTTCCAAGATAAAGTTCCCATATACCctcgacccagtttaacatcttgTAAATCCCTGATAACGTCTGTAAGAACCAAGAAATGAACACTGGTGCAATATTATAAATGAAACTACAGACTTGACTCAGTTGAGGGCTGTTCCTATGGATCTTGTGCCCCAGGATATAGCCTGGATGTCTCAGAGCACTTAGTGAACATACTTTCCAACTGCTTAAATTTTATCCTGAGCATGAAAATCTAATCATTTCTCCTGAGCATGAGTTACTTTTAAAAgcctaaacattttttaaaaactaaatgtgCATGGGTGCAGTGGAGGATCCCTGTgagcccagcagctcaggaggctgaggcaaaaggatcataaGTTATTTTTGACAtagagtctaagttgctgagggtcttgctgttgaggctgaccttgaacttgtgatcctcctgcctcaacccccCAAGTCAATggaattatagatgtgtgccattgcacctggctcaTATCTCCTAGTTTTTAAAGGCCAAGAACAAATGAAACACAGCCATAGGCTGGAAGAAACACTTAGGcttaaatagaaaaacaaacacaagGCAAAATGAAACCACCACAAACTATTTTAGGTCTTTTTTATTTGGGTGGCCCTGGAGGGTCAGGGGGAGGTCTAAAGCTGCTTCAACAATTTAACACGTGCATCTTgtgttttccatttttaattaatCTATAATTTTTTGCCTTTCGTAGTATTTTGATGAATTGGTGATTACATGTAATTTCTTGGAGTGTACCTTCATGATAATCAGAATGAAGATGGGAGTGGGTAAAAGAAACAAGCTTACAAATGGTTACTTTTGGAAATTTGTACCTGTAGTGTTTCAGGCTGAATTAAACCCATAAATTAACCCTTAACAACAGCAGGGGTAGGAGGGAGTggattaagttaaaaaaaaatactaaaagatGACTCATGGACCGGaattgtgtggctcagtggtagagcgcttgcctagcatgcatgaggcactgggttcgatccctggaaccacataaaaataaagaaataaaatgaaagtatcgtaagtattgtgtccatctacaactaaatatatatatatacatatatatatatatatatatattcatgattatctttaaaaataattttatctttttaatcatttatttgtAACTTAACAAAATGTTGTCAAATTATCCAAATTATATGAACATTATGATCATACaagtgggtttttgttttgtacggtaagctgaacccaggggtgtcttaccactgagccatatttcttaaatattgagacagggtctcactaagttgcttagggcatcactgttgctgaggctgaacctgaacttgtgatcctcctgcctcagcctcccgagtggcaGGGATTATAGGTGCGCCACTGAACCCTGCTTATCATAGTCTTCACAGATCTGGAGCTCTGCCTCTCCACTGTAGACATCGGGGCTCAACCCAGCTGGGATTAGGAATGTGACTTGGCTCTGCTGACCGGGTgattcagaaaagaaaaacactgaGCAACTCTCATCGAAAAGGTCTGTGGCAGAAAGACGCTGAGTCTTCTGAGAGAAGAGGGGCTGGTTCAAGGAAGATTAACGATGGCATGGACGCAATTTCCCCTTGTGCTCGATGGGGCAGTGCTGTTTGTTCTTCTGGGCCCAGTTCTACACATGGTTTTGATCATCATTCCTGGAAGTACAGCCTCAAGTCTGTCCCCCAAAGTCTCAAAAGCATCTCCCAACACCTTAAAAACCCTTTCCCCACTTAATTAGCTTAACAGTCAGCTTCTGTTGCCTGGGCCCACTGATAACCAGGTTTGCAGAACAGCCACAACGGCCCAAGTTAGGACAGGAGTCTGTTTCCAGATCTGCATTAGTCGGCTTCCCCTGAACAACAGGTAAGAGGCAAAAGCTGGCCACCTTTGTGCTCTACTCCAGGTCTCAGGCACTCACTTCAGTGAGGCCTCCAGAGGAGCAGTCAAAAGTGACCTGttccatgggctggggatgtggcacaagcggtagcgcgctcacctggcatgcgtgcagcccgggttctatcctcagcaccacatacaaatattaaaattctctctcttaaaaaaaaaaaaaaaaaagtgacctgTTTCAATCTCTTGACAAAGACTACACCTGTTCAAAGAATGAGTTACGATGTTCCACAGTTAAAGTGATGACTATTCTAATTCTGAATGTGATTCTTAAACAATATCACCATTTCATAATAACAAGACTCTGTACCAGAGGTTGCAAATTGGTGTATAAACCTGGCCTGTGTTAAGTGTGTAAGACTTCTGTCCTGCAACaatgtttttaaactttttttaaaaaaaagtatatttattGCCAGAGATACAGAGAGTTCACATTACATCTGTGATTTCTgctcttaaaacaaaacaaaacaaaaatctgattATGGCCTGCCTTCAACAAGCAGATGGAGGGTCGAAGCCCCCCTTTGACAGGCCATGTGTTCTTCAGCTGGCCACTGATATACAAGAGTATAccaaatttttacttttaattttgttgTATACATTGTAAGCTGGGTATATGATCtgcaatttcattaaaaaaattttaataagtaaacaaatataaAACACCTACATTGTACACTGTTACAAAATACTAGAATAGAGTAaatcaaaacagaaaatgcagataGAGGAGGAGGGGTGAAAAGAAAGCCTGGATTAGAAGATTTCAAAGCAAACCAAACAATAATATagttttattaaacatttatttctGTAGGATATATTCTATTATTTGAAGTAGAAATAAGACCCAAATAATATCTTATTAACAATAAACTGACACTAAATATATCATCTGTGATCAACTCAGTAAGACTAAGTATACATCTTAATTCTagatgtatgatttagagttttgaTTTAAAGAGGTGGAAAAATGCAAGTGAGGCAAAAGTAAAACACAAATCCTATCACATTATATCTGATGTTCAAGGCACCCTCTAAATGCTGAAAACTCAAGAAGGTTCTCAGAGAGGGTattataatccattaacattacATTACAACCAAAAAGCTCCTTATAAAAAGGAGGTCGTGTAGTCAGATAAGGAATACTGGATTCTTCTCTATATTATGGGAAGgatgtaaataaatatatcttTGAGGTATGACAACAGTCACTTCAGTACTGTGGAAATGACCCATCAATTTTGGCAGCCCAGGCCATGAGTCCCCCCACAACATCCTGAACCATTAAAGAGTCTAACTCTTGGGCCGCTGTTAAGGACTGCAGGATCCTCACGGCTTTCTGGGAGTCATTTCCTAGTTTGCAAATCACATAAATGGAGAGTGCAGTCCCTTCTTGAATACGCTGCTTCCCTTCCTGGATTGCTTCTCCCAGGAGTTTCAGGCTTTCCGCATCCCTCCGTTCTAAATGTTTCAAAGGGATGTGAAGGGCATGAGGCAAACGACAGATGTCCACCTCCACTTTAGGCCTGACATCCAGCAATAAATGGGGTGCCCCAGAATCCAGAAGTCGCTTATAGTCAGTGACAGAAACACGCTCCTCTGGGCTCAAAACCCGCAGGGAACGGCACTTATCGGTAGCTGAAGAGCCACAGAAGGCCTCATAGTCCTGCAGGTCGGTAACAGTGGGGCGCTCCCCGCAAGCTGCACAGTCGGGCCTGCGCCTCCGCAGCCGAATACAGCGGAAATGCCCTCCCAGAGCGTCAAAGAGCAACAGACTGCCACTGTAAGAGGGACCCAGGCCTGCAGCGATCTTCAGCACCTCCAGCGCCTGCAGGCAGCCCAGGACCCCAGTTACCACACCGAGCACCCCACCATCTGCACAGTTGGTCACCGTCTCTGCTGGGGGTGGCTGAGGGAAAACGCAGCGATAGCAAGGCCCACCGTCATAGTGGTAAACTGTGATTTGACCTTCGAAGCGCAGGGCGCTGGCCGACACAAGAGGACGGCAGGCCAGCACGCAGGCGTCATTAACCAGATAACGAGTGGGCACGTTGTCGGAGCAGTCGGCCACCACGTCGTACTGGCGGACCAGGTCTAGCGCCGTGGC
This region of Callospermophilus lateralis isolate mCalLat2 chromosome 3, mCalLat2.hap1, whole genome shotgun sequence genomic DNA includes:
- the Mocs3 gene encoding adenylyltransferase and sulfurtransferase MOCS3 → MAAPEQVLALQAEVARREEELSSLKQRLAAALLAEQEPEPERLVPVSPLLPKAALSREEILRYSRQLVLPELGVHGQLRLAAASVLIVGCGGLGCPLAQYLAAAGVGRLGLVDYDVVEMSNLARQVLHGEALAGQAKAFSAAASLRRLNSAVECVPYAQALTPATALDLVRQYDVVADCSDNVPTRYLVNDACVLACRPLVSASALRFEGQITVYHYDGGPCYRCVFPQPPPAETVTNCADGGVLGVVTGVLGCLQALEVLKIAAGLGPSYSGSLLLFDALGGHFRCIRLRRRRPDCAACGERPTVTDLQDYEAFCGSSATDKCRSLRVLSPEERVSVTDYKRLLDSGAPHLLLDVRPKVEVDICRLPHALHIPLKHLERRDAESLKLLGEAIQEGKQRIQEGTALSIYVICKLGNDSQKAVRILQSLTAAQELDSLMVQDVVGGLMAWAAKIDGSFPQY